A window of the Salmo trutta chromosome 25, fSalTru1.1, whole genome shotgun sequence genome harbors these coding sequences:
- the LOC115162665 gene encoding zinc finger protein 853-like has translation MRKYHTRNCHKRKYHKRKCHKRKYHKRKYHNKKCHTRKCHTRKCLKRKCHEEVAQYEVSQEEASQEEVTQEEESLEEESLEEVSQEEVSQEEESLEEVTQEEESLEEESLEEVTQEEVSQEEESLEEVTQEEESLEEESLEEVSQEEVTQEEESLEEESLEEVSQEEESLEEVTQEEESLEEASQEEVTQEEESLEEESLEEVSQEEVSQEEVSQEEVSQEEVSQEEVSHKEVSQEEKPQEEVSQEERKCHRRKL, from the exons ATGAGGAAATATCACACAAGGAATTGTCACAAGAGGAAGTATCACAAACGGAAGTGTCACAAACGGAAGTATCACAAACGGAAGTATCACAATAAGAAGTGTCATACAAGGAAGTGTCACACAAGGAAGTGTCTCAAGAGGAAGTGTCACGAGGAAGTGGCACAATATGAAGTGTCACAAGAGGAAGCATCGCAAGAGGAAGTAACGCAAGAGGAAGAGTCGCTAGAGGAAGAGTCGCTAGAGGAAGTGTCGCAAGAGGAAGTGTCGCAAGAGGAAGAGTCGCTAGAGGAAGTAACGCAAGAGGAAGAGTCGCTAGAGGAAGAGTCGCTAGAGGAAGTAACGCAAGAGGAAGTGTCGCAAGAGGAAGAGTCGCTAGAGGAAGTAACGCAAGAGGAAGAGTCGCTAGAGGAAGAGTCGCTAGAGGAAGTGTCGCAAGAGGAAGTAACGCAAGAGGAAGAGTCGCTAGAGGAAGAGTCGCTAGAGGAAGTGTCGCAAGAGGAAGAGTCGCTAGAGGAAGTAACGCAAGAGGAAGAGTCGCTAGAGGAAGCATCGCAAGAGGAAGTAACGCAAGAGGAAGAGTCGCTAGAGGAAGAGTCGCTAGAGGAAGTGTCGCAAGAGGAAGTGTCGCAAGAGGAGGTGTCGCAAGAGGAAGTGTCGCAAGAGGAAGTATCACAAGAGGAAGTGTCACACAAGGAAGTATCGCAAGAGGAAAAGCCACAAGAGGAAGTATCACAAGAGGAA AGGAAGTGTCACAGGAGGAAGTTGTAG